The following DNA comes from Actinomycetota bacterium.
AGGGGAATACCATTTTCACCGGGGTTTTCATCGCAATTTCCTCGGCCTTCTGTCTCCGCTTTATCCTCATCTCCTGTGCTTGCACACGGAGAACCTTGGTGATGCTGATGCCAAAGACATCCGCTTGG
Coding sequences within:
- a CDS encoding type II secretion system F family protein, producing QADVFGISITKVLRVQAQEMRIKRRQKAEEIAMKTPVKMVFPLVFCIFPALMVVILGPAAIKIYTAIIQNL